One genomic window of Setaria viridis unplaced genomic scaffold, Setaria_viridis_v4.0 scaffold_148, whole genome shotgun sequence includes the following:
- the LOC140221537 gene encoding uncharacterized protein: protein MSRLDMLEGAKSIGAGAATIALAGAAVGIGNVLSSSIHSVARNHPSFLEIILTIFPSVIPLFIATSVILFSFVIKKAKFQCVSSSLFFVLLKFIPFLQIFIFAFIVFFRLILPVGQVLAHLTCCSSFLISLPPEIQNPQALAHLEGLNFYLSLYEQDPEWVAFIQQELNHNTPLEDIPGRLRLFLMEERTSSLRLDLIQEFISQYARNEAVLPVEPYLLEGALRSYLDFLRSTDNFSILQAAYQDLRENEGGSVFFSESHNRDFLEAQSAKRTWIEAERRWLCQAMEQEKARLERAEFQHAQLIFQWEDRQRDKNIHINDMPLGSANDQA from the coding sequence ATGTCGCGACTCGACATGTTAGAAGGAGCTAAATCAATAGGTGCCGGAGCTGCTACAATTGCTTTAGCGGGAGCTGCTGTCGGTATTGGAAACGTCCTCAGTTCTTCGATTCATTCCGTGGCGCGAAATCATCCTTCATTTCTAGAAATTATTCTGACCATTTTTCCTAGTGTCATTCCATTGTTCATTGCTACTAGtgtcattcttttttcttttgttattaAAAAAGCTAAGTTCCAATGTGtctcctcctctcttttttttgttttattaaaATTCATTCCCTTTTTACAAATTTTCATTTTTGCTTTTATAGTCTTTTTTCGACTTATCCTCCCCGTAGGACAGGTTTTAGCCCATCTGACTTGTTGCTCCTCATTTCTTATATCTCTACCGCCAGAGATTCAAAACCCACAGGCTCTAGCTCATTTAGAAGGGCTAAACTTCTATCTGAGCCTTTACGAGCAGGATCCGGAGTGGGTTGCGTTCATTCAGCAGGAGCTGAATCACAACACCCCTCTGGAGGACATACCTGGGCGGCTAAGGCTCTTCCTAATGGAAGAAAGGACATCAAGTTTGAGGCTTGATCTAATTCAGGAGTTTATTTCACAGTACGCGAGGAACGAAGCCGTACTTCCCGTCGAGCCCTACCTTTTGGAGGGGGCGCTTCGTTCCTATTTAGATTTTCTTCGTTCCACTGATAATTTCTCCATTCTCCAGGCAGCTTATCAGGATCTGCGGGAGAATGAGGGAGGATCCGTTTTTTTTTCAGAGTCGCACAACCGTGATTTCCTGGAGGCCCAAAGCGCGAAAAGGACGTGGATAGAAGCGGAACGGAGATGGTTGTGTCAAGCAATGGAACAAGAAAAAGCAAGGCTCGAAAGAGCTGAATTCCAACATGCGCAACTAATCTTCCAATGGGAAGATCGACAGAGGGATAAGAATATTCATATTAATGATATGCCGCTTGGATCTGCAAATGACCAGGCGTGA